In the genome of Flavobacterium panacagri, one region contains:
- a CDS encoding alpha-amylase family glycosyl hydrolase translates to MKRILLSIFLLMAVTAFAQQQTVTYSINPATFEETTPITITINGNSVNETSWGISTTYALYLWSWSYDVNDTNQSDSSSNGTWTSSNEASKFTYNAGTDTYTKTITPSTYFARNGIGRIGFLVKAKDGTGDKKSQDILVEVGTFQVSLTSPAENSNTIINSGSSFTITATNTGGAGSYTLKANGATINTNVSTSNYSYTHVNVTGNQSYELVATQGATTISKKFSVLVNPNTVSQAMPAGLVDGINYNASDVTKATLVLDAPLKDFVYVAGSFNNWQPTSAYAMKKDPASGKFWLELTGLVSGVNNTYQYWVVDATPLANSPAMVKTADPYSTLVLSPYDDPSIPSSKYPNMPVYPTGQNFEVTVLKTGQTPYNWQVTNFVKPEKEKLVVYEVLVRDFDAGKSYQNLIDRIDYFKNLKINAIELMPVMEFEGNESWGYNTSFHMALDKFYGTSDKLKEFIDLCHQNGIAVILDVALNHAFGRNPMVRMWMNDPDGDGFGSPTTENPYFNTVAKHSYNVGEDFNHQSGKTQYYVERVIKQWIQEYKIDGFRWDLTKGFTQNCTASDNSCTDAYQQDRIDILKKYADYSWSLDPTHFTIFEHLGSDAEEKEWANYKISESPSKGIMMWGKMTNQYNELSMGYNSDITRMSSTSRGFTANRLIGYAESHDEERLMYKNLQYGAVNGTYSVKTLNTALSRMSAIGAVSLLVPGPKMIWHFGELGWESSIFTCNNNVVNTDFDAEPGDCKLDTKPQPQWVNNWLGDSNRNKIYNDWAKMITLKKAEPVFSGTSTITNANSKLVNIKITDANLSSSQLKDVLILANFDTAAQNVATGFPYAGTWYNLMDNTAINVTDVNAPINLPPGEYRIYGNKIANLAIDDFEKGISVNLYPNPVTDYFTLNAGFAKVQIYSVSGQLVKSFASKGNADFQFSVSELQTGLYILKASDENNTTQVMKFIKK, encoded by the coding sequence GGGGAATCAGTACAACATACGCATTATATCTTTGGTCATGGTCCTATGATGTAAATGATACGAATCAATCAGATAGTTCTTCTAATGGAACTTGGACTTCATCAAATGAAGCGAGTAAATTTACTTATAATGCCGGAACCGATACGTATACTAAAACAATTACCCCTTCTACGTATTTCGCAAGAAACGGAATAGGAAGAATTGGTTTTTTGGTTAAAGCGAAAGACGGAACTGGTGATAAGAAATCTCAAGATATTTTGGTAGAAGTAGGAACTTTTCAAGTTTCATTAACGTCTCCAGCTGAAAATAGTAATACAATTATTAATTCGGGATCAAGCTTTACTATAACTGCAACAAATACTGGAGGAGCAGGAAGTTATACTTTGAAAGCCAATGGAGCCACAATTAATACAAATGTCAGTACTTCGAATTATTCTTATACACATGTCAATGTTACGGGAAACCAAAGTTATGAATTAGTTGCAACGCAAGGAGCGACTACAATTTCTAAAAAGTTCTCGGTTCTCGTAAATCCGAATACAGTTTCTCAAGCTATGCCTGCGGGTTTGGTAGATGGAATTAATTATAATGCTTCAGATGTGACTAAAGCAACTTTGGTTTTAGATGCGCCTTTAAAAGACTTTGTTTATGTTGCCGGAAGCTTTAATAATTGGCAGCCAACATCGGCTTATGCCATGAAAAAAGATCCAGCTTCAGGGAAATTCTGGCTGGAATTAACAGGATTGGTTTCGGGTGTAAATAATACCTATCAATATTGGGTCGTAGATGCAACACCGCTTGCTAATTCACCAGCCATGGTAAAAACGGCCGATCCATATTCTACTTTAGTTTTATCACCTTATGATGATCCTTCGATTCCTTCATCAAAATATCCTAATATGCCTGTTTATCCAACGGGGCAAAATTTTGAGGTAACGGTTTTGAAAACAGGACAGACTCCTTATAATTGGCAGGTAACAAACTTCGTAAAACCTGAAAAAGAAAAGCTAGTTGTTTATGAAGTTTTAGTACGTGATTTTGATGCAGGTAAAAGTTATCAAAATCTGATAGATAGAATAGATTATTTTAAAAATCTTAAAATAAATGCAATTGAATTAATGCCAGTAATGGAATTCGAAGGCAATGAAAGCTGGGGGTACAATACTTCATTCCACATGGCTTTGGATAAATTCTATGGAACTTCAGATAAATTAAAGGAGTTTATTGATTTATGTCACCAAAACGGAATTGCTGTAATTCTTGATGTAGCTTTAAATCACGCTTTTGGAAGAAATCCGATGGTAAGAATGTGGATGAATGATCCTGATGGAGATGGTTTTGGATCGCCGACTACTGAAAATCCTTATTTTAATACTGTAGCTAAACATTCTTATAATGTTGGGGAAGATTTTAATCATCAGTCTGGAAAAACACAATATTATGTAGAAAGAGTGATTAAACAATGGATTCAAGAATATAAAATAGATGGTTTCCGCTGGGATTTAACTAAAGGTTTTACGCAAAATTGTACAGCTTCTGATAATTCTTGTACAGATGCCTATCAGCAGGATAGAATAGATATTTTGAAAAAATACGCAGATTATTCGTGGAGTTTAGATCCAACTCATTTTACCATTTTTGAACATTTAGGGTCGGATGCTGAAGAAAAAGAATGGGCAAATTATAAGATTTCAGAATCTCCAAGTAAAGGAATTATGATGTGGGGAAAAATGACCAATCAATACAATGAATTGTCTATGGGATACAATAGTGATATTACTAGAATGTCAAGCACAAGTAGAGGATTTACAGCTAATCGTTTAATTGGGTATGCCGAAAGTCATGATGAGGAACGTTTAATGTATAAAAATCTACAGTATGGAGCTGTAAATGGAACTTACAGCGTAAAAACATTGAATACAGCATTATCAAGAATGTCTGCAATTGGAGCAGTTTCTTTATTAGTTCCAGGACCAAAAATGATCTGGCATTTTGGAGAGTTAGGATGGGAAAGTTCTATTTTTACTTGTAATAACAATGTTGTAAATACAGATTTTGATGCTGAACCTGGAGATTGTAAATTAGATACAAAACCACAGCCGCAATGGGTGAATAACTGGTTGGGAGATTCAAATCGCAATAAAATTTATAACGATTGGGCAAAAATGATTACGCTTAAAAAAGCAGAGCCAGTTTTTTCGGGAACCTCGACTATTACAAATGCAAATTCTAAACTTGTAAACATCAAAATAACAGATGCTAATTTATCTTCATCACAGTTAAAAGATGTTTTGATCTTAGCCAATTTCGATACTGCAGCTCAGAACGTTGCAACAGGTTTTCCGTATGCAGGAACTTGGTATAATTTAATGGACAATACCGCCATAAATGTAACAGATGTAAATGCTCCGATAAATCTGCCTCCGGGAGAATACAGAATTTATGGTAATAAAATAGCAAATTTAGCGATAGACGATTTTGAAAAAGGAATTTCGGTAAACCTATATCCAAATCCAGTTACGGACTATTTCACACTTAACGCTGGTTTTGCTAAAGTTCAGATTTATTCTGTTTCAGGACAATTAGTAAAAAGTTTTGCTTCAAAAGGCAATGCAGATTTTCAATTCAGCGTAAGCGAATTACAGACAGGACTTTATATCCTAAAAGCTTCTGATGAAAATAATACGACTCAAGTAATGAAGTTTATTAAAAAATAA
- a CDS encoding DUF6814 family protein: MNAIKQVLGALWIALAAAAAYFCVFEFGLPKLLSEQQDDLVFGAIILFILTPLIVMGLGTFGYYSLIGEYNKKK; the protein is encoded by the coding sequence ATGAACGCGATTAAACAAGTTTTAGGGGCATTATGGATTGCTTTAGCAGCTGCAGCAGCATATTTCTGCGTGTTTGAATTTGGTTTGCCTAAATTACTTTCGGAACAACAGGACGATTTGGTATTTGGTGCAATTATTCTATTTATATTAACTCCCCTCATTGTTATGGGCTTGGGAACATTTGGATACTATTCTTTAATTGGAGAATACAATAAAAAGAAATAA
- a CDS encoding MFS transporter codes for MSETSTKGIWKVISASSMGTMIEWYDFYIFGSLAVVISTKFFPSDNPTAAFLSTLATFAAGFVVRPFGALFFGRLGDIIGRKYTFMATLLLMGGSTFLIGCIPSYETIGFLAPLLVLILRLLQGLALGGEYGGAATYVAEHAPAGQKGYWTSWIQTTATVGLFISLMVILATKSMLSPEAFDLWGWRVPFWVSVAMVGVSYLIRKNMDESPVFAKAKKEGTTSANPLKESFGNRYNLKFVLLALFGATMGQGVVWYTGQFYAMSFMKTVMNVDSSQVDELLGIVLLIGTPFFIIFGWLSDKIGRKYIMMFGMLLAIISYRPIYKAMYDTTDINKKSEIVEIPQVTTETKADGSSVATTQKKYTDGTTVLEKTTYIPKKEAQTSLSITINSSDKWTLIFLVFIQVLFVTMVYGPIAAFLVEMFPTKIRYTSMSLPYHVGNGIFGGLLPAISTYFVSHAKTAGKTDFYLDGLWYPIIIAGICFVIGMIYIDNKNETTHL; via the coding sequence ATGAGCGAAACTTCTACTAAAGGCATTTGGAAAGTAATTTCTGCCTCTTCTATGGGCACCATGATCGAATGGTACGATTTCTATATTTTTGGCAGCTTAGCCGTTGTTATTTCAACAAAATTTTTCCCCAGTGACAATCCAACCGCAGCGTTTTTATCTACTTTAGCCACATTTGCGGCTGGATTTGTTGTGCGTCCGTTTGGAGCTTTATTCTTTGGAAGGCTTGGTGATATTATTGGTCGTAAATATACTTTTATGGCTACTTTATTATTAATGGGCGGGTCTACATTTTTAATTGGCTGTATTCCGAGTTATGAAACAATTGGATTTCTTGCGCCTCTATTAGTTTTGATTTTACGTTTGCTGCAAGGACTTGCTCTTGGAGGTGAATATGGAGGCGCCGCTACTTATGTTGCCGAACATGCTCCTGCAGGACAAAAAGGCTATTGGACTTCTTGGATTCAGACTACTGCTACCGTTGGCTTATTTATTTCTTTGATGGTTATTCTTGCTACAAAAAGCATGCTTTCTCCTGAAGCTTTTGATTTATGGGGATGGCGTGTTCCTTTCTGGGTTTCGGTTGCTATGGTTGGCGTTTCGTATTTGATTCGAAAAAATATGGATGAATCACCTGTTTTTGCAAAAGCTAAAAAAGAGGGAACAACGAGTGCAAATCCATTAAAAGAAAGTTTTGGAAACAGATACAATTTAAAGTTTGTTTTATTAGCTTTATTCGGTGCTACAATGGGACAGGGAGTTGTCTGGTATACAGGACAATTCTATGCCATGAGTTTTATGAAAACGGTTATGAATGTTGATTCTTCTCAAGTAGATGAATTATTAGGAATTGTCCTTTTGATTGGAACTCCCTTTTTTATTATTTTTGGATGGCTGAGCGATAAAATTGGACGCAAATACATTATGATGTTCGGAATGCTGCTGGCTATAATATCATACAGGCCAATTTACAAAGCAATGTACGATACTACTGATATCAATAAAAAAAGTGAAATTGTAGAAATACCGCAAGTTACCACAGAAACTAAGGCTGACGGAAGTTCTGTTGCTACAACGCAAAAAAAATACACTGATGGCACAACCGTTTTAGAAAAAACAACGTATATCCCTAAAAAAGAAGCTCAAACCAGCCTCTCAATAACAATTAATTCAAGTGATAAATGGACATTAATTTTTCTAGTTTTTATTCAGGTACTTTTTGTAACAATGGTTTATGGCCCTATCGCCGCTTTCTTAGTCGAAATGTTTCCAACCAAAATTAGATATACTTCTATGTCATTACCTTACCATGTTGGAAACGGAATTTTTGGAGGCTTACTTCCTGCTATTTCTACTTATTTTGTATCCCATGCTAAAACAGCTGGCAAAACAGATTTTTATCTTGACGGATTATGGTATCCTATTATTATTGCAGGAATCTGCTTTGTAATTGGAATGATTTATATTGACAACAAAAACGAAACTACTCACCTTTAA
- a CDS encoding type III pantothenate kinase, which produces MVLTVDVGNTRIKASVFEGSTALENFIFEKKELVEKIKNILEKFPNCSDLAVASVGNIEKQAFLTFEKEIRVHFFTHEDVFPFHNKYATPKTLGIDRMILAAGATLKFPKQNRLVIDAGTCITYDFIDENDNYLGGAISPGLRLRYESMHNYTARLPLLTLEVPNSYIGNSTTQAMHSGVVNGFVYEIDGFIDDYRRDFSNFIIILTGGDADFLAKRLKNTIFANSNFLLESLNQTYQYKIDND; this is translated from the coding sequence ATGGTTTTAACGGTTGATGTTGGAAACACTCGAATTAAAGCGTCTGTCTTTGAGGGAAGTACTGCTCTGGAGAATTTTATTTTTGAGAAAAAAGAGCTTGTAGAAAAGATTAAAAATATTTTGGAAAAATTTCCAAATTGCTCAGATTTGGCTGTTGCTTCGGTTGGAAATATCGAAAAACAAGCTTTTTTAACATTCGAAAAAGAAATCAGAGTTCATTTTTTTACACACGAAGATGTTTTTCCGTTTCATAATAAATACGCAACTCCCAAAACGTTAGGGATAGACCGCATGATTCTGGCAGCAGGAGCCACTTTGAAATTTCCAAAACAAAACCGATTAGTTATTGATGCAGGAACTTGCATTACCTACGATTTTATCGACGAAAATGATAATTATTTAGGAGGAGCGATCTCTCCGGGGCTTCGATTGCGATACGAGTCGATGCATAATTATACGGCCAGATTGCCTTTGTTGACATTAGAAGTGCCCAATTCATATATTGGTAACTCGACAACACAAGCCATGCATTCTGGTGTTGTCAATGGTTTCGTCTATGAGATTGACGGTTTTATCGATGATTATCGCAGGGACTTTTCAAATTTTATCATAATTTTAACGGGAGGCGATGCAGATTTTTTGGCTAAACGATTAAAAAATACCATATTTGCCAATTCAAATTTCCTTCTGGAGAGTTTGAACCAAACATATCAATATAAAATCGACAATGATTAA
- the lptC gene encoding LPS export ABC transporter periplasmic protein LptC — MNLPKRYSLLVVTVLAVTLFFGCESNFKEVQKINFSEFVPASDADTVNIKYTDSGRITGVLISPKMLDYSNLDFPFTEFPRGIDVTLYDKKQKRTFIKGNYAVSYKNTGIIDLIGKVKITSEAGQVLETEQLYFDQKNEWFYTERKFKLTDAKGVSNGQGIDFSKDFKVINSQRISGEIESDEE; from the coding sequence ATGAATTTACCAAAAAGATATAGTCTGCTAGTTGTCACAGTTCTTGCTGTGACACTGTTTTTTGGATGCGAAAGTAATTTTAAAGAAGTTCAGAAAATTAACTTCTCGGAATTTGTTCCAGCAAGTGATGCAGATACAGTTAATATTAAGTATACAGATTCTGGACGTATTACAGGTGTTTTGATAAGTCCTAAAATGCTTGATTATTCTAATCTTGATTTTCCGTTTACTGAATTTCCAAGAGGAATTGATGTTACTTTATATGATAAAAAGCAAAAGCGTACTTTTATAAAAGGAAATTATGCAGTTTCGTATAAAAATACAGGAATTATAGATTTAATTGGGAAAGTAAAAATAACTTCTGAAGCAGGGCAGGTTTTGGAAACAGAACAATTATACTTTGATCAGAAAAACGAATGGTTTTATACTGAGAGAAAATTTAAACTGACAGATGCAAAAGGTGTTTCGAATGGTCAGGGAATAGATTTTAGTAAAGATTTTAAAGTGATAAATTCACAGCGAATAAGCGGTGAAATTGAATCCGACGAAGAATAA
- a CDS encoding hemolysin family protein codes for MEISIIIICLILAAFFSGMEIAFISANKIYLEIEKKQDDFLSRILTKLTENPSKFIAAMLIGNNVALVIYGFFMGDLILNWMTHLGLFVPDWWDILIQTLLATFIVLLTSEFFPKVFFQIYANSLIKILALPAYFFYRLFYYISSFFIWIADFVLSKFFKTEGSQIHLFSRIELGNYINEQMSSVEEDEEVDSEIQIFQNALEFSGVKARDIMTPRTEIVDVDLFDTVDDLKAMFIETGYSKIIISQNSLDDIVGYVHSFDLFKKPSTIKSVLMTVEFVPETILIKDVLNLLIKKRKNVAVVLDEYGGTSGIITIEDIVEELFGEIEDEHDLDEELIEEVISEGKYLFSTRLDVEYLNETYKLMIPEEDSYGTLGGFIVNHTKEIPQKGDRIVIDKYHFFIKEASNKKIELVKLTIKD; via the coding sequence ATGGAAATTAGTATTATAATAATATGTTTAATACTAGCAGCTTTTTTTTCTGGAATGGAAATCGCTTTTATTTCCGCCAATAAAATTTATCTTGAAATAGAGAAGAAACAAGACGATTTCTTGTCTAGAATCTTAACGAAACTTACCGAAAATCCATCCAAATTTATTGCGGCAATGCTTATTGGAAACAATGTTGCATTGGTGATTTATGGCTTTTTTATGGGAGATCTAATTCTAAATTGGATGACTCATTTGGGTTTGTTTGTTCCAGATTGGTGGGATATTCTCATTCAGACTCTTCTCGCAACTTTTATTGTTTTACTGACTTCTGAGTTTTTTCCTAAAGTTTTTTTTCAGATTTACGCCAATTCATTAATTAAAATTTTGGCGCTTCCAGCTTATTTCTTTTATAGGTTGTTTTATTATATCTCCTCTTTTTTTATCTGGATTGCCGATTTTGTACTGAGTAAATTTTTTAAAACAGAGGGAAGCCAGATTCATTTATTCAGTAGAATTGAACTTGGAAACTATATTAACGAGCAGATGAGTTCTGTTGAAGAAGATGAAGAAGTGGATTCTGAAATCCAGATATTCCAGAATGCATTAGAATTTTCTGGCGTTAAGGCTCGTGATATTATGACGCCACGAACAGAAATTGTAGATGTAGATCTTTTTGATACTGTTGATGACCTTAAAGCAATGTTTATTGAAACAGGATATTCTAAAATTATCATCAGCCAGAATTCTTTAGATGATATTGTAGGTTATGTGCATTCGTTTGACTTGTTCAAAAAACCGTCTACAATAAAATCAGTTTTAATGACTGTTGAATTTGTTCCGGAAACGATTTTGATAAAAGATGTGCTGAACTTATTAATTAAAAAGCGTAAAAATGTTGCAGTTGTCCTAGATGAATACGGAGGAACTTCTGGAATTATTACGATTGAAGATATTGTGGAGGAACTTTTTGGAGAAATTGAAGACGAGCACGATTTGGATGAGGAATTAATTGAAGAGGTTATAAGTGAAGGTAAGTATTTGTTTTCAACCCGATTAGATGTTGAATACTTAAATGAAACTTATAAATTAATGATTCCAGAAGAGGATTCGTATGGGACGTTAGGAGGCTTTATTGTAAATCATACAAAAGAAATTCCACAAAAAGGAGACAGAATTGTAATAGATAAGTATCATTTTTTTATAAAAGAGGCTTCAAATAAGAAAATAGAACTAGTCAAATTGACAATTAAAGATTGA
- a CDS encoding peptidylprolyl isomerase has product MAVLAKIRQRSALLIGVIALALFAFIIQDLIGKGTFSQSSKDVGSIDGKDISFEDFRIKVSNVEKSGQGITSTEAANRVWDQEVSIALLSSQFDKLGLRVGEKHLLEVLKSDPNIGKNPMFLNAAGLFDEVKFKDYFKSNPEAKEFITQKEKDAELNAKFQIYNTLIKSGLYTTASEGKLKYEMEANKVNFAYAAAPYSSIKDSEVKISDSDIVDYMKKNEKKFKADATREIEYVLVEDKASKEDEAEIKAKLTALLSGSVVYNAKTGKNDSLPGFRNATNIAEFVNANSDVPYDSTYVPKNNLPAVDADKLFSLPAGAIYGPYVYGRYYAISKSLGFKAGVNAKASHILISYDGAQATPKEKRTKEDAKVKAEEILAQVQANPDSFMMLAFTSSDDSSAQQGGDLGYFGQGQMVKPFNDFVFNNGIGKIGLVETPFGFHIIKITDKQDGIRLATIAQKIEPSEATSDKVFTLATKFEMDAADKDFNAAAKELGLKVAPVVNAKAMDEAFGPLGNQRNIVRWAFDKETGKGDVKRFEIANIGHVIAKYKGENKSGLVSVDMARPYVEPILKNKKKAELLKAKMTGSSLEAIAKAAGVAVQQAADVTLDNPVLPGGVGQEPKVVGNAFALAANKISAPIEGNTGVYVVKNIKTVKAPAIATHAAYVEKVKAQSANDASRVLPALKNNAKIEDNRLQFNY; this is encoded by the coding sequence ATGGCAGTTTTAGCAAAAATTAGACAGCGTTCCGCTTTATTGATAGGAGTTATTGCACTTGCATTATTTGCATTTATAATACAAGATCTAATCGGTAAGGGAACATTTAGTCAAAGTTCAAAAGATGTAGGAAGCATCGACGGAAAAGATATTTCATTTGAAGACTTTAGAATTAAAGTTAGTAATGTTGAAAAAAGTGGGCAGGGTATTACTTCCACTGAAGCTGCAAACAGAGTTTGGGATCAAGAAGTTTCAATCGCTTTATTGTCATCTCAATTTGATAAATTAGGATTGAGAGTAGGTGAAAAACACTTATTAGAGGTTCTAAAATCAGATCCAAATATTGGTAAAAACCCAATGTTCTTAAATGCAGCAGGACTTTTTGATGAAGTTAAGTTTAAAGACTATTTCAAATCAAATCCAGAAGCAAAAGAATTCATCACTCAAAAAGAGAAAGATGCTGAATTGAATGCTAAATTTCAAATATATAATACTTTAATTAAGTCAGGACTTTACACAACTGCTAGTGAAGGAAAATTAAAGTATGAAATGGAGGCTAACAAAGTGAACTTTGCCTATGCTGCTGCTCCATATTCTTCAATTAAAGACAGTGAAGTAAAAATCTCTGATTCTGATATTGTAGATTATATGAAGAAAAACGAGAAAAAATTCAAAGCAGATGCAACTCGTGAAATTGAATACGTTTTAGTAGAAGATAAAGCTTCTAAAGAAGATGAGGCTGAAATTAAAGCTAAATTAACAGCATTATTATCAGGAAGTGTTGTGTACAACGCAAAAACTGGTAAAAATGATTCGTTACCAGGATTTAGAAATGCGACAAACATTGCTGAATTCGTAAATGCAAATTCTGATGTTCCTTACGATTCTACTTACGTTCCTAAAAATAACCTTCCAGCTGTAGATGCTGACAAATTATTCAGTTTGCCTGCTGGGGCAATTTACGGGCCATATGTTTACGGAAGATATTATGCTATCTCTAAATCTTTAGGATTTAAAGCTGGTGTTAATGCAAAAGCAAGCCATATTTTAATTTCTTACGATGGTGCTCAAGCAACTCCAAAAGAAAAAAGAACTAAAGAAGACGCTAAAGTTAAAGCTGAAGAAATCTTAGCTCAGGTTCAGGCAAATCCAGATAGTTTTATGATGTTGGCCTTTACAAGTTCTGATGATTCTTCTGCACAGCAAGGTGGTGATTTAGGATATTTTGGTCAAGGCCAAATGGTAAAGCCATTCAATGATTTTGTATTCAATAACGGAATTGGAAAAATAGGTTTAGTAGAAACTCCTTTCGGTTTTCATATTATCAAAATTACGGATAAACAAGATGGAATTCGTTTAGCTACAATTGCTCAGAAAATTGAGCCTTCTGAAGCTACTTCTGATAAGGTATTTACTTTAGCAACTAAATTCGAAATGGATGCGGCTGATAAAGATTTTAATGCTGCAGCTAAAGAATTAGGCTTAAAAGTAGCTCCTGTTGTGAATGCAAAAGCTATGGATGAAGCATTCGGGCCTTTAGGAAATCAGCGTAACATTGTAAGATGGGCTTTTGATAAAGAAACAGGAAAAGGAGACGTTAAACGTTTTGAAATAGCGAATATCGGACACGTTATTGCTAAATACAAAGGTGAAAATAAATCAGGTTTAGTTTCTGTTGATATGGCAAGACCTTATGTTGAGCCAATCTTGAAAAACAAGAAAAAAGCGGAATTGTTAAAAGCTAAAATGACAGGATCAAGCCTTGAAGCTATTGCTAAAGCTGCTGGGGTTGCTGTTCAGCAAGCTGCTGATGTAACTTTAGATAATCCAGTTTTACCTGGTGGAGTTGGACAAGAACCAAAAGTTGTTGGAAATGCATTTGCTTTAGCTGCAAATAAGATTTCTGCTCCAATTGAAGGAAATACAGGGGTTTATGTAGTTAAAAACATTAAAACAGTAAAAGCTCCAGCAATTGCTACTCATGCTGCTTATGTAGAGAAAGTAAAAGCTCAAAGTGCAAATGATGCAAGTAGAGTATTGCCAGCGTTGAAAAATAATGCTAAAATTGAAGATAATAGATTACAGTTCAATTACTAA
- a CDS encoding GYDIA family GHMP kinase, which produces MSKTFYSNGKLFIAGEYLVLDGADAFALPTKFGQDLVIENGSNNEIEWKSYDHDKSLWFEETISFDEFVNKPQIKIETVKSTLIDILHEAYILNPKFIDNSEGFKINTHLSFPRNWGLGTSSTLINNIAQWADVNAFTLLNNSFGGSGYDIACAQNNTPVVYQIKNNIVKPVEFNPDFKDHIYFVYLNKKQNSKSAIYAYNNNKNHHLAQSIATNNKITNAILNAKNLKEFASAVQKHEIHMSNILEMQTIREAVFPDFNGVIKSLGAWGGDFVMVVSQENPKEYFTNKGYEIILTYEEMIL; this is translated from the coding sequence ATGTCAAAAACATTTTACAGTAACGGAAAACTTTTTATCGCTGGAGAATATCTGGTTTTAGACGGAGCAGATGCTTTTGCACTGCCAACAAAATTCGGTCAAGATCTAGTAATTGAAAATGGGAGCAACAATGAAATCGAATGGAAAAGTTACGACCACGATAAAAGTTTGTGGTTTGAAGAAACCATTTCATTTGATGAATTTGTAAATAAACCACAAATAAAAATTGAAACTGTAAAATCTACCCTGATTGACATTCTTCATGAAGCTTACATTTTAAATCCAAAATTTATAGACAATTCTGAAGGTTTTAAAATAAACACTCATTTGTCTTTTCCAAGAAATTGGGGATTGGGAACTTCCTCCACTCTTATAAACAATATAGCACAATGGGCTGATGTTAATGCTTTTACCTTATTGAATAACAGTTTTGGAGGAAGTGGTTACGATATTGCCTGTGCACAAAACAATACACCAGTTGTATATCAAATTAAAAACAACATAGTAAAACCAGTTGAATTTAATCCTGACTTTAAGGATCACATTTACTTTGTTTATTTGAATAAAAAACAAAATAGCAAATCAGCGATTTACGCTTACAATAACAATAAAAATCATCATCTAGCCCAAAGTATTGCTACAAACAATAAAATAACTAACGCTATCCTGAATGCAAAAAACCTAAAAGAATTTGCATCAGCCGTTCAGAAACATGAAATTCACATGAGTAATATTTTAGAAATGCAGACTATAAGAGAAGCTGTATTTCCAGATTTTAACGGCGTAATTAAAAGTCTCGGAGCGTGGGGAGGCGATTTTGTAATGGTAGTTTCTCAAGAAAATCCGAAAGAATATTTCACTAATAAAGGTTACGAAATAATCCTGACTTACGAGGAAATGATTTTATAA